A region from the Geotrypetes seraphini chromosome 10, aGeoSer1.1, whole genome shotgun sequence genome encodes:
- the LOC117368042 gene encoding cytochrome b-245 chaperone 1 homolog — translation MYMQVERHTGTLLHLMRNPSIRSWSLFVGISYLGFVAAHFSSDNLAWKLCYVTGCIFVAIQNLEEWEEALFDKKTGKVTLKTFNLYKKILTLWKGGCSQAVFQLKEIRDVNVEEEKVCYYWKGHLIVLRFMTGFSHPLTQCAVLGARSDVEAIAKLITGFLELDLRMNRDRRPSQSSDSDGSDPEEPITED, via the exons ATGTACATGCAAGTAGAAAGACATACAGGCACTCTTCTTCACCTGATGAGGAATCCCAGCATAAGATCCTGGTCTCTCTTTGTTG gtatatcatATTTAGGTTTTGTTGCAGCTCATTTTAGCTCAG ATAACTTAGCTTGGAAGCTCTGCTATGTGACTGGCTGTATTTTTGTGGCAATACAGAATCTAGAAGAGTGGGAG GAAGCTCTATTTGACAAAAAGACTGGGAAGGTCACCTTGAAGACTTTTAACCTTTACAAGAAGATCCTGACGCTGTGGAAAGGAGGCTGCAGTCAAG CTGTCTTTCAGCTGAAAGAGATTCGTGATGTGAATGTGGAAGAGGAGAAGGTTTGCTACTATTGGAAAGGTCACCTGATCGTTTTGCGTTTTATGACTGGATTCTCGCATCCTCTAACACAGTGTGCAGTGCTGGGTGCCAGAAG TGACGTGGAAGCAATTGCAAAACTAATTACTGGCTTTCTGGAGCTGGACCTTAGGATGAATCGGGACCGGCGTCCCTCACAGAGCAGCGACTCAGATGGTAGTGACCCAGAAGAACCTATCACAGAGGACTGA